A single genomic interval of Hevea brasiliensis isolate MT/VB/25A 57/8 chromosome 4, ASM3005281v1, whole genome shotgun sequence harbors:
- the LOC110670830 gene encoding putative F-box protein At3g29830: MKKPTASCSTSKRSFKTMNNNNQDMFSMLSSHLLVLIVSYLPLKEAARTSILSKQWRDIWRQTTNLEFHEKSFVNLKETNENQRIQRSSFFDFIRRLLASYPKKDIQKFSLACSKPKDFLIDIQNFVIFAISRNVRELELDFSDPTWKEVDDLDNHPAIVELPSQVYQHVGLETLKLFSCNFDASRLNNFPNLKRVSLGWLEINVVSFKALLLRFPLLESFNLKKVASLRDLYTKTQA, translated from the coding sequence ATGAAAAAACCTACTGCATCTTGTTCAACATCCAAAAGATCCTTCAAAACCATGAACAACAATAACCAAGACATGTTCTCAATGCTCTCAAGCCATCTTCTCGTCCTTATTGTTAGTTATTTGCCTCTCAAAGAAGCAGCAAGAACAAGCATCCTGTCCAAGCAGTGGCGCGACATTTGGCGTCAGACCACAAATTTAGAGTTCCATGAGAAATCCTTTGTAAATCTTAAAGAAACTAATGAGAACCAAAGAATTCAAAGGAGTTCTTTCTTTGACTTCATCAGGCGGTTACTTGCAAGCTATCCAAAAAAGGATATTCAGAAATTTTCATTAGCTTGTTCAAAACCAAAGGATTTCCTTATAGACATACAAAACTTTGTCATTTTCGCCATTTCAAGAAATGTGAGGGAGTTAGAACTCGACTTCTCTGATCCTACCTGGAAAGAAGTTGACGATCTTGATAATCATCCAGCAATAGTTGAATTGCCTTCCCAGGTTTATCAACATGTGGGTCTTGAGACATTGAAATTATTCTCATGCAATTTTGATGCATCTAGGCTCAACAATTTTCCGAACTTGAAAAGGGTTTCTTTGGGGTGGCTAGAAATAAATGTAGTTTCATTCAAGGCCTTGTTATTGAGATTCCCTCTACTAGAGAGTTTTAATTTAAAGAAGGTTGCATCACTTCGAGATTTGTATACGAAAACTCAAGCCTAA